A single region of the Candidatus Manganitrophaceae bacterium genome encodes:
- a CDS encoding protein-glutamate O-methyltransferase CheR has translation MNIGEKQIVLSEEVFRLLRDMIYELSGVYFSEDSKYIMESRLQQSARRRQFDNFRDYYYFLKYDQKREEELASLIDILTIHETYFFRENQQLETFRQEVLPELLQVEAKKKRLKVWSAGCSTGEEPYTLSMLFLENPSLQNWTVDIYASDISQNVLQFARRGIYQPSAFRATDAYFQKKYFTKEGAGYKISDQVKKNVSFLYLNLNDQDKWILLSGINIIFCRNVIIYFDLPAKKRVIEGFYEKLKAGGYLFLGHSESLMNLSTRYALKHFKNDLIYQKPFLSK, from the coding sequence ATGAATATTGGAGAGAAACAGATCGTTCTCAGCGAGGAGGTATTTCGCCTTCTTCGAGACATGATTTATGAGCTCTCCGGCGTCTATTTCTCGGAAGATTCTAAATACATCATGGAGAGCCGGCTACAGCAGAGCGCGCGAAGACGGCAGTTTGACAACTTTCGCGACTATTACTACTTCCTCAAATACGATCAGAAGCGGGAGGAGGAGCTCGCTTCGCTGATCGATATCTTGACGATCCATGAGACCTACTTCTTTCGGGAAAATCAACAGCTGGAGACCTTCCGGCAGGAGGTTCTTCCCGAGTTGCTTCAGGTTGAAGCCAAGAAGAAACGATTGAAGGTCTGGAGCGCTGGCTGTTCGACCGGTGAGGAGCCGTATACATTATCGATGTTGTTCTTGGAGAATCCCTCCCTTCAGAATTGGACCGTCGACATCTACGCGAGTGATATCAGCCAGAATGTGTTGCAATTTGCACGGAGGGGGATTTATCAGCCTTCCGCTTTTCGTGCGACCGATGCCTATTTTCAAAAGAAATATTTTACAAAGGAAGGAGCCGGTTATAAAATCAGTGATCAGGTAAAAAAAAATGTCTCTTTTCTTTATCTCAACCTGAACGACCAAGACAAATGGATTCTGCTCTCCGGTATCAACATTATTTTTTGCCGGAATGTAATCATCTATTTCGACCTGCCGGCCAAGAAGCGGGTCATTGAGGGGTTCTATGAAAAACTGAAAGCGGGCGGATATCTCTTTCTCGGCCACTCCGAGTCGCTGATGAACCTTTCGACGCGGTATGCATTAAAGCACTTTAAAAACGACCTGATTTACCAAAAACCGTTTCTTTCGAAGTAG
- the cheB gene encoding chemotaxis-specific protein-glutamate methyltransferase CheB, protein MERKSLSRPEVNLLIVDDSPLFRQLVNVVVQRFKNLSVIGLAENGEKAMKSVVENKPDVILLDLEMPHIDGFTFLRWLMVYYPTPVLVISARSDGYSVFRALELGACDFYEKPSGNASLLDDPMELITKIETISSISRESLSKKYAKMAKIQSKDELSKPLSKKKEGVSRILAIGASTGGPPALVEIISNLPKTFPMPVVVSQHMPAGFTKSFSERLNKLSHLPVSEVDGGEPLEPGRVYIAPGGHHLIFEKRGSRIYTCLKKKGDGDRYAPSVDLMMSSASDIFGRGVLGLLLTGMGDDGKVGLSKVKEKGGMTIAESEETAVVFGMPREAIEAGVVDRILPLHKMVAEINRYGRSVPK, encoded by the coding sequence ATGGAAAGAAAAAGCCTGTCCCGTCCCGAGGTCAATCTCCTCATCGTTGATGATTCGCCGTTGTTCAGGCAGTTGGTCAACGTGGTCGTTCAGAGATTTAAAAATCTCAGCGTGATTGGATTGGCCGAGAACGGGGAGAAGGCGATGAAGAGCGTCGTGGAAAACAAGCCGGATGTGATCCTCCTCGACCTGGAGATGCCGCATATCGATGGGTTTACCTTTCTGCGTTGGCTCATGGTTTATTATCCAACCCCCGTACTGGTGATTTCAGCCCGGTCGGACGGCTATAGCGTATTTAGAGCGCTTGAATTGGGGGCGTGTGATTTTTATGAAAAGCCGTCGGGTAACGCCTCTTTGCTGGATGATCCGATGGAGTTGATCACCAAAATTGAAACCATCTCAAGCATCTCGCGTGAAAGCTTGTCAAAGAAATATGCGAAGATGGCAAAGATCCAATCCAAAGATGAATTGTCGAAGCCGTTGTCCAAAAAGAAGGAGGGGGTCTCACGGATTCTCGCGATCGGCGCCTCGACCGGCGGGCCGCCGGCCTTGGTGGAAATTATTTCGAATCTTCCCAAAACATTTCCGATGCCGGTGGTCGTCTCTCAACATATGCCGGCGGGATTTACCAAGTCTTTTTCAGAGCGTCTGAATAAGCTCTCGCACCTGCCGGTTTCCGAGGTCGACGGGGGAGAGCCGCTCGAACCGGGCCGCGTCTACATCGCTCCCGGGGGACACCATCTCATTTTCGAGAAGCGGGGTTCTCGGATTTATACCTGTTTGAAGAAGAAGGGAGATGGAGATCGGTATGCTCCATCGGTCGACCTGATGATGTCCTCTGCCTCCGACATTTTCGGTCGCGGGGTATTGGGTCTCCTTCTCACCGGCATGGGAGATGATGGAAAAGTAGGACTGAGTAAGGTCAAGGAAAAAGGGGGGATGACGATTGCAGAATCGGAAGAGACTGCGGTCGTATTCGGAATGCCTCGCGAGGCGATAGAAGCCGGGGTGGTCGACCGGATTTTGCCGCTTCACAAAATGGTTGCTGAGATTAATCGGTATGGCCGGTCGGTTCCCAAATAG
- a CDS encoding GAF domain-containing protein codes for MERRENDLSKKAEEFLRVFKKGEEFTQELLKENERLRYKLLKLEEENNALSQQYSQPQIQQLQERLAEAEEERKRLSDHFRVVEEENKNFATKYVEVEEENNNLANLYVASNQLHSTLDFEEVLRTIIEIMINLVGAERFALMLLDEASGVLSTIASEGMEAKSPKKVRIGEGIIGRAFQSGENFFEEDLSRTETEGEIHPIVCVPLKIKDQTLGVIAVFTLLEQKKKKLTRVDEELFGMLAGHAATAIFSAKLYSQSARKLSTIQGFIDLLSGQDSRGQNG; via the coding sequence ATGGAGCGAAGAGAAAACGACCTGTCGAAAAAAGCGGAAGAATTCCTCCGCGTTTTCAAAAAAGGGGAGGAGTTTACACAAGAGCTGCTCAAGGAAAATGAGCGGCTCCGCTATAAGCTTTTGAAGCTTGAGGAAGAGAACAATGCGCTGAGCCAGCAATACAGCCAACCTCAAATTCAGCAGTTACAAGAACGTCTCGCCGAGGCGGAAGAGGAGCGAAAGCGTCTCTCCGATCATTTCAGGGTGGTTGAGGAGGAGAACAAGAATTTCGCAACCAAATACGTAGAGGTCGAAGAAGAAAACAACAATTTGGCGAACCTCTATGTGGCGAGCAATCAGCTCCATTCGACGCTCGATTTCGAAGAGGTCTTGCGGACCATCATCGAAATTATGATCAATCTCGTCGGTGCGGAGCGATTTGCCCTGATGTTATTGGACGAGGCATCCGGAGTCCTCTCTACCATTGCATCCGAAGGGATGGAAGCAAAAAGCCCTAAAAAGGTTCGGATCGGCGAGGGAATCATCGGCCGGGCATTTCAAAGCGGCGAAAACTTTTTTGAGGAAGATTTAAGCAGAACCGAGACGGAAGGGGAGATCCATCCGATCGTCTGCGTTCCGTTAAAGATTAAAGATCAGACCCTGGGGGTCATTGCCGTCTTCACGCTTCTCGAGCAAAAGAAGAAAAAATTGACTCGGGTCGACGAAGAGCTCTTCGGGATGCTGGCGGGACATGCCGCTACCGCAATTTTCAGCGCCAAGCTTTACTCCCAGTCGGCGAGGAAGTTATCGACGATCCAAGGCTTTATTGACCTTCTGAGCGGGCAAGATTCACGGGGGCAAAATGGCTGA
- a CDS encoding response regulator yields MAEIRFLVVEDSPTMRQLITFSLKRIPNSKIVEASDGVDALKKLRENRYDLIVSDINMPLMDGLKLVSMIRNDPTYRSIPIVIVTTEGSQADRDKGLALGANAYLSKPIQTNELLKIVKELLKTE; encoded by the coding sequence ATGGCTGAGATTCGTTTCCTCGTGGTAGAAGATTCGCCGACGATGCGGCAGCTGATCACATTCAGCTTAAAGAGAATTCCGAATTCAAAGATCGTGGAGGCGAGCGACGGCGTTGATGCGCTGAAGAAGTTAAGGGAGAATCGCTATGACCTGATCGTCTCGGATATCAACATGCCGTTGATGGACGGTCTAAAGCTGGTCAGCATGATCCGGAATGATCCGACCTACCGTTCTATTCCGATCGTCATTGTAACGACGGAAGGGTCTCAAGCCGACCGGGATAAAGGGCTTGCTTTAGGCGCCAACGCGTATCTGTCAAAACCGATTCAGACCAATGAGCTATTGAAGATCGTGAAGGAGCTCCTAAAAACGGAATAG
- the purQ gene encoding phosphoribosylformylglycinamidine synthase subunit PurQ — translation MRFGIVVFPGSNCDRDCHYVTQGVLKEPTTFIWHKETRLPEIDALIIPGGFSYGDYLRAGAIARFSPIMKAVVDFAARGGHVLGICNGFQILVEAGLLPGALRRNRSLKFICKTVHVRVENNQTPFTSLYQPGQILTLPIAHAEGNYFIDDAGLARLRERNQIIFRYTSADGVDSEAANPNGSIDQIAGLSNEAGNVLGMMPHPERVSDPLLGGEDGIKLFQSLQRALPSPVGGTTGRK, via the coding sequence ATGCGTTTCGGAATCGTTGTCTTCCCCGGCTCTAATTGTGACCGCGACTGCCACTATGTGACGCAAGGGGTTCTCAAAGAGCCGACCACCTTTATTTGGCATAAAGAGACCCGGCTTCCCGAAATTGACGCACTGATCATACCCGGCGGATTTTCTTACGGTGATTATCTGCGGGCCGGTGCCATCGCCCGCTTCTCGCCGATTATGAAAGCGGTGGTTGACTTCGCCGCGCGGGGAGGCCATGTACTCGGGATCTGCAACGGCTTCCAAATTTTGGTGGAAGCGGGGTTGTTGCCGGGGGCGCTCCGGCGCAACCGTTCACTTAAGTTCATCTGCAAGACGGTCCATGTCCGGGTCGAAAACAACCAGACCCCTTTCACGTCGCTCTATCAGCCGGGGCAGATCCTCACCCTTCCGATCGCCCACGCCGAGGGGAATTACTTTATCGATGATGCCGGTCTGGCGCGCCTCCGCGAGCGAAACCAGATCATCTTTCGGTATACGAGCGCGGACGGGGTCGATTCAGAAGCGGCCAACCCGAACGGATCGATCGATCAAATCGCCGGCCTCTCAAACGAAGCGGGAAATGTCCTCGGCATGATGCCCCATCCGGAACGGGTCTCCGATCCTCTGTTAGGCGGTGAAGATGGTATCAAGCTTTTTCAATCCCTACAACGCGCCCTCCCCTCCCCGGTAGGAGGAACAACGGGGCGCAAATAG
- the purL gene encoding phosphoribosylformylglycinamidine synthase subunit PurL yields MADVQQRRPSSHPLTDEEYKKILDLLGREPNSTELAIFSVMWSEHCSYKSSKVHLRKFPTQGEHVIEGPGENAGVVDIGDGWVAVFKIESHNHPSFIEPFQGAATGVGGILRDVFTMGARPIALMNSLRFGSLEQPKNRYLLDRVIEGIAAYGNCMGVPTVGGEIYFNDIYSKNPLVNVFCLGIAKREDIVKAAAGGVGNPVIYVGSKTGRDGIHGATMASAELGQSEEKRHTVQVGDPFTEKLLLEACLEVMRTGAVIGIQDMGAAGLTSSSSEMAHRGGTGIEIDVSKVPSREPGMTPEEFMISESQERMLLVATKGREAEVEAIFRKWDLDIAVIGKVTADRMLTIKNGDQMVAQIPVAALTAEAPVYERPIETPRFQELIQSFNIDSLQEPKSYSEALKKLLSSTTIASKEWIYRQYDHMVQTNTVIGPGGGDAAVVRIKGTDRSLAMTVDGNSLYCLLNPYYGGAIVVAEAARNLVCVGARPIALTDCLNFGNPERPETMWHFAVCIDGMSDACNRFGIPVVSGNVSFYNETRGLGIYPTPIIGMVGLIEGMKTPLTAGFKAPHEVVVLVGETLEELGGTEYLRFFHNQERGYPPLLHFEKEKGVQKVVLTAAREGILSSAHDCSEGGLAVALAESCILSSASVGAMIALDPGAVRTDAFLFGESQSRIVVSLQERHLDRLRSLIEEAGVAYSILGTTEGNALKIHLPGKKDPLIDLSLPEMKEAYSRGLTTYLE; encoded by the coding sequence ATGGCAGACGTTCAGCAACGCCGACCTTCTTCTCATCCGTTAACGGATGAAGAGTACAAAAAAATTCTTGATTTGCTCGGACGAGAACCGAATTCGACCGAGCTTGCGATCTTTTCGGTTATGTGGAGCGAGCACTGCAGCTATAAAAGCTCCAAGGTGCATCTCCGGAAATTCCCGACGCAGGGAGAGCATGTCATTGAAGGCCCCGGAGAAAATGCGGGGGTCGTCGATATCGGGGACGGATGGGTCGCCGTTTTCAAGATCGAAAGCCACAACCATCCCTCCTTTATCGAGCCGTTTCAAGGGGCGGCAACCGGCGTCGGCGGGATTCTTCGAGATGTGTTCACGATGGGGGCGCGGCCGATTGCATTGATGAACTCCCTTCGCTTCGGATCGCTCGAACAGCCGAAGAACCGCTATCTGCTCGACCGGGTGATCGAGGGGATTGCCGCCTATGGAAATTGCATGGGGGTGCCGACGGTCGGAGGGGAGATCTACTTCAACGACATCTACTCCAAGAATCCGCTCGTCAATGTATTCTGCCTTGGGATCGCCAAGCGGGAAGACATCGTCAAAGCGGCGGCCGGCGGGGTCGGAAACCCGGTCATTTACGTCGGATCGAAGACCGGTCGAGACGGCATTCATGGGGCGACGATGGCGAGCGCCGAGCTCGGCCAGTCGGAAGAAAAGCGGCACACGGTTCAGGTGGGAGATCCCTTCACCGAGAAGCTCCTGCTGGAGGCCTGCCTGGAGGTGATGCGGACCGGTGCGGTCATCGGCATTCAAGACATGGGGGCGGCCGGCCTGACGAGCTCCTCTTCCGAGATGGCGCATCGCGGCGGAACGGGGATTGAAATCGATGTCTCGAAGGTCCCGAGTCGCGAGCCGGGAATGACGCCGGAAGAGTTTATGATCTCGGAATCGCAGGAGCGAATGCTCCTGGTGGCAACAAAGGGGAGGGAGGCGGAGGTCGAAGCGATCTTCCGGAAGTGGGACCTCGATATCGCTGTCATCGGAAAGGTGACCGCCGATCGGATGCTGACGATCAAGAATGGAGATCAAATGGTCGCGCAGATTCCGGTGGCTGCGCTGACTGCCGAGGCCCCGGTCTATGAACGTCCGATTGAGACCCCCCGTTTTCAAGAGCTCATCCAATCCTTTAACATTGATTCCCTTCAGGAGCCGAAATCTTATTCCGAGGCGCTCAAAAAACTCCTTTCATCGACCACCATCGCAAGCAAAGAGTGGATCTATCGCCAATACGACCACATGGTCCAGACCAACACGGTGATCGGGCCGGGCGGGGGGGATGCGGCGGTGGTTCGAATCAAAGGGACCGATCGCTCCCTGGCGATGACGGTCGATGGGAACAGCCTCTACTGTCTTCTCAACCCCTATTACGGCGGGGCGATTGTCGTCGCCGAGGCGGCGCGCAATCTGGTCTGCGTCGGGGCCAGACCGATCGCGCTGACCGACTGTCTGAATTTCGGCAATCCGGAGCGCCCCGAGACGATGTGGCACTTTGCCGTCTGCATTGACGGAATGAGCGACGCCTGCAACCGGTTCGGTATCCCGGTCGTCAGCGGTAACGTCAGCTTTTATAACGAGACGCGGGGGCTTGGGATCTATCCGACGCCGATCATCGGCATGGTCGGATTGATTGAAGGGATGAAAACGCCCCTGACGGCCGGGTTTAAGGCGCCGCATGAGGTGGTGGTTTTGGTTGGAGAAACGCTGGAAGAGCTCGGAGGAACCGAGTACCTCCGGTTTTTCCATAATCAAGAACGGGGGTATCCCCCGCTGCTCCACTTCGAGAAGGAAAAGGGGGTCCAAAAGGTGGTCTTAACCGCCGCCCGGGAGGGGATTCTCTCCTCCGCGCATGATTGTTCCGAGGGGGGATTGGCCGTTGCGCTCGCCGAATCTTGTATCTTGTCATCGGCCTCGGTGGGTGCTATGATTGCGCTAGATCCGGGGGCTGTCCGGACCGATGCCTTCCTTTTTGGGGAGTCTCAATCGCGGATTGTGGTTAGCCTCCAGGAGCGGCATCTGGACAGATTGCGAAGCTTGATCGAAGAGGCCGGCGTCGCCTATTCGATCTTGGGGACCACCGAAGGAAACGCGCTCAAGATCCATTTGCCGGGCAAGAAAGATCCTTTGATCGACCTCTCCCTCCCTGAGATGAAGGAAGCCTATTCGAGGGGCTTAACAACCTATTTGGAATAA